Proteins from one Triplophysa dalaica isolate WHDGS20190420 chromosome 6, ASM1584641v1, whole genome shotgun sequence genomic window:
- the kalrnb gene encoding kalirin RhoGEF kinase b isoform X2, whose translation MDCFFPPGKENYTVGSSEVKSESAASLQPQTSVTSLPTGSPGPKRSGTTGNTLKKWLTSPVRRLSHGKGDNANSKKPNNKQRKRDGRKSVELGPQHQDSTEERVRRGVNSGGEEEAEDEPHTPLPPPMEIIKDPSAQEEKTPDSGSFPVLGSIAPSDQTARDPETEQKNKAMRGRMFVLNEMVQTERDYVKDLGVVVEGFMRRIGEKGVPEDMTGKDKIVFGNIHQIYDWHKDFFLGELEKCLQDHNILAELFIKHERRLHMYVIYCQNKPRSEFVVAEYDTFFEELQQEIDSRLSISDYLIKPIQRITKYQLLLKDFLKYSSKAGLDCKELEKAVDLMSLVPKQCNDMMNLGRLQGYEGKLIAQGKLLQQDTFFVTEQDSGVLSRSKERRVFLFEQIVIFSELLRKGSSTPGYQFKKSIKVSYLNMEEHVDGDPCKFVLLCRGSSERLTLQAANVDIKKEWVQSIRQLLDMQIDFLAALQNPQDYIKKDTGSSLTRQLSNSSRSSSSHPSTPLKPNTSHNGSPAHKPNKHAEEELDDGECNGLSFVRVTQDYNAVKEDEICVVVGEKVQILASNQQNMCLVYRPANSQSPAAEGWVPGHVLSSTR comes from the exons ATGGATTGCTTTTTCCCACCTGGGAAAG AAAACTATACAGTGGGAAGTTCAGAGGTGAAATCGGAATCGGCGGCGTCCCTTCAGCCGCAGACGTCTGTGACCTCTCTGCCGACCGGTTCTCCGGGACCCAAACGCTCCGGGACCACTGGAAACACTTTGAAAAAGTGGCTCACCAGTCCCGTGCGCCGTCTCAGCCACGGCAAGGGCGACAACGCTAACTCCAAAAAACCCAACAACAAGCAGCGCAAGAGAGACGGCCGCAAGAGCGTTGAACTGGGCCCGCAGCATCAGGACAGCACAGAAGAG agGGTAAGGCGAGGAGTGAACAGTGGTGGAGAAGAGGAGGCTGAAGACGAACCTCACACCCCCCTCCCTCCTCCAATGGAGATCATCAAAGACCCTTCGGCTCAGGAGGAGAAG ACTCCAGACTCGGGATCTTTCCCAGTTTTGGGAAGCATCGCCCCGTCCGATCAGACGGCCAGAGATCCAGAGACTGAGCAGAAGAACAAGGCCATGAGAGGAAGAAT GTTTGTGTTAAATGAAATGgtgcagacagagagagactaTGTGAAGGATCTGGGTGTCGTTGTGGAG GGCTTCATGAGACGGATCGGAGAGAAGGGTGTTCCAGAGGACATGACGGGGAAGGATAAGATTGTGTTCGGGAACATTCATCAGATCTACGACTGGCATAAAGA tttttttctgGGTGAACTGGAGAAATGTCTGCAGGATCACAACATACTGGCCGAGCTGTTCATCAAGCAT GAGAGACGGTTACACATGTACGTCATCTACTGTCAGAATAAACCTCGCTCCGAGTTCGTTGTGGCCGAGTATGACACGTTCTTTGAG GAGCTACAGCAGGAGATCGACTCCAGACTGTCCATCAGCGATTACCTGATCAAACCCATCCAGAGAATCACCAAATATCAGCTTCTGCTCAAG GACTTCCTGAAGTACAGCTCTAAAGCAGGTCTGGACTGTAAAGAGCTTGAG AAAGCGGTTGACCTGATGTCCCTGGTGCCCAAACAGTGTAATGATATGATGAATCTGGGTCGACTTCAGGGCTATGAG GGTAAACTGATAGCTCAGGGAAAGTTACTGCAGCAGGACACGTTCTTCGTGACGGAGCAAGACTCTGGCGTTCTGTCTCGCAGTAAAGAGCGCAGGGTGTTCCTCTTCGAGCAGATCGTCATCTTCAGCGAGCTGCTGCGGAAGGGCTCGTCCACACCAGGGTACCAGTTTAAAAAGAGCATCAAG GTGAGCTATCTGAACATGGAGGAACATGTGGACGGTGACCCCTGCAAGTTTGTGCTGTTGTGCCGCGGCTCGTCCGAACGGCTAACGTTACAGGCGGCTAACGTCGACATCAAGAAAGAGTGGGTCCAAAGCATCCGACAACTACTGGACATGCAGATCGACTTCCTCGCCG CTCTCCAGAACCCCCAGGATTATATTAAGAAGGATACTGGAAGTTCTCTGACCCGGCAGCTGTCCAATAGCAGCAGATCTTCTTCATCTCACCCCTCCACACCCCTCAAACCCAACACCTCACACAACGGAAGCCCCGCCCACAAACCCAACAAGCATGCAGAAGAG gAGCTGGACGACGGCGAGTGTAACGGTCTCTCATTCGTGCGGGTGACACAAGACTACAACGCAGTGAAAGAGGACGAGATCTGTGTGGTGGTTGGTGAGAAAGTACAGATCCTGGCGTCCAATCAACAGAACATGTGCCTGGTTTACCGACCCGCAAACAGCCAATCACCCGCAGCGGAAGGCTGGGTGCCCGGTCACGTGCTATCCTCCACCCGCTAA
- the kalrnb gene encoding kalirin RhoGEF kinase b isoform X3: MRSGRSCCSCGVCLSWILGKICCCRRAENYTVGSSEVKSESAASLQPQTSVTSLPTGSPGPKRSGTTGNTLKKWLTSPVRRLSHGKGDNANSKKPNNKQRKRDGRKSVELGPQHQDSTEERVRRGVNSGGEEEAEDEPHTPLPPPMEIIKDPSAQEEKTPDSGSFPVLGSIAPSDQTARDPETEQKNKAMRGRMFVLNEMVQTERDYVKDLGVVVEGFMRRIGEKGVPEDMTGKDKIVFGNIHQIYDWHKDFFLGELEKCLQDHNILAELFIKHERRLHMYVIYCQNKPRSEFVVAEYDTFFEELQQEIDSRLSISDYLIKPIQRITKYQLLLKDFLKYSSKAGLDCKELEKAVDLMSLVPKQCNDMMNLGRLQGYEGKLIAQGKLLQQDTFFVTEQDSGVLSRSKERRVFLFEQIVIFSELLRKGSSTPGYQFKKSIKVSYLNMEEHVDGDPCKFVLLCRGSSERLTLQAANVDIKKEWVQSIRQLLDMQIDFLAALQNPQDYIKKDTGSSLTRQLSNSSRSSSSHPSTPLKPNTSHNGSPAHKPNKHAEEELDDGECNGLSFVRVTQDYNAVKEDEICVVVGEKVQILASNQQNMCLVYRPANSQSPAAEGWVPGHVLSSTR; the protein is encoded by the exons ATGCGGAGTGGGAGGTCGTGTTGCTCTTGTGGAGTTTGTCTCAGTTGGATTTTGGGGAAGATTTGCTGTTGCAGAAGGGCAG AAAACTATACAGTGGGAAGTTCAGAGGTGAAATCGGAATCGGCGGCGTCCCTTCAGCCGCAGACGTCTGTGACCTCTCTGCCGACCGGTTCTCCGGGACCCAAACGCTCCGGGACCACTGGAAACACTTTGAAAAAGTGGCTCACCAGTCCCGTGCGCCGTCTCAGCCACGGCAAGGGCGACAACGCTAACTCCAAAAAACCCAACAACAAGCAGCGCAAGAGAGACGGCCGCAAGAGCGTTGAACTGGGCCCGCAGCATCAGGACAGCACAGAAGAG agGGTAAGGCGAGGAGTGAACAGTGGTGGAGAAGAGGAGGCTGAAGACGAACCTCACACCCCCCTCCCTCCTCCAATGGAGATCATCAAAGACCCTTCGGCTCAGGAGGAGAAG ACTCCAGACTCGGGATCTTTCCCAGTTTTGGGAAGCATCGCCCCGTCCGATCAGACGGCCAGAGATCCAGAGACTGAGCAGAAGAACAAGGCCATGAGAGGAAGAAT GTTTGTGTTAAATGAAATGgtgcagacagagagagactaTGTGAAGGATCTGGGTGTCGTTGTGGAG GGCTTCATGAGACGGATCGGAGAGAAGGGTGTTCCAGAGGACATGACGGGGAAGGATAAGATTGTGTTCGGGAACATTCATCAGATCTACGACTGGCATAAAGA tttttttctgGGTGAACTGGAGAAATGTCTGCAGGATCACAACATACTGGCCGAGCTGTTCATCAAGCAT GAGAGACGGTTACACATGTACGTCATCTACTGTCAGAATAAACCTCGCTCCGAGTTCGTTGTGGCCGAGTATGACACGTTCTTTGAG GAGCTACAGCAGGAGATCGACTCCAGACTGTCCATCAGCGATTACCTGATCAAACCCATCCAGAGAATCACCAAATATCAGCTTCTGCTCAAG GACTTCCTGAAGTACAGCTCTAAAGCAGGTCTGGACTGTAAAGAGCTTGAG AAAGCGGTTGACCTGATGTCCCTGGTGCCCAAACAGTGTAATGATATGATGAATCTGGGTCGACTTCAGGGCTATGAG GGTAAACTGATAGCTCAGGGAAAGTTACTGCAGCAGGACACGTTCTTCGTGACGGAGCAAGACTCTGGCGTTCTGTCTCGCAGTAAAGAGCGCAGGGTGTTCCTCTTCGAGCAGATCGTCATCTTCAGCGAGCTGCTGCGGAAGGGCTCGTCCACACCAGGGTACCAGTTTAAAAAGAGCATCAAG GTGAGCTATCTGAACATGGAGGAACATGTGGACGGTGACCCCTGCAAGTTTGTGCTGTTGTGCCGCGGCTCGTCCGAACGGCTAACGTTACAGGCGGCTAACGTCGACATCAAGAAAGAGTGGGTCCAAAGCATCCGACAACTACTGGACATGCAGATCGACTTCCTCGCCG CTCTCCAGAACCCCCAGGATTATATTAAGAAGGATACTGGAAGTTCTCTGACCCGGCAGCTGTCCAATAGCAGCAGATCTTCTTCATCTCACCCCTCCACACCCCTCAAACCCAACACCTCACACAACGGAAGCCCCGCCCACAAACCCAACAAGCATGCAGAAGAG gAGCTGGACGACGGCGAGTGTAACGGTCTCTCATTCGTGCGGGTGACACAAGACTACAACGCAGTGAAAGAGGACGAGATCTGTGTGGTGGTTGGTGAGAAAGTACAGATCCTGGCGTCCAATCAACAGAACATGTGCCTGGTTTACCGACCCGCAAACAGCCAATCACCCGCAGCGGAAGGCTGGGTGCCCGGTCACGTGCTATCCTCCACCCGCTAA